The following is a genomic window from Neodiprion pinetum isolate iyNeoPine1 chromosome 3, iyNeoPine1.2, whole genome shotgun sequence.
TGTGACGAAGCCTTCTATCAGATTTTTCTACATCAATATTACTGGTCATCTTGTGTTTCGAgagattttttactttatatttTCTGCGGCTTAGCTTGTTGGACACCTCATCTGCAGATTCATCAGAgtctttgttttttgaaaaattaattttttttttcgcactaAAGATTATAGACTTTCGGCGACGTTGAATTCGCTTCGCTTGCTGGTTATTTTTGGTATCATTTTCtgtttctgaattttcataATGGGTTGCTTCATTTACACCAGATGTATTGTGATTACCAGACGAATGAGACTTGTTTGCGTTAGATTTTTTCTCAGCtgtttttaagatttttctcacagtaGAATGACTTGTTTTTCCCAATCTTTCGCTTGACATATCAGATTCCTCGTCTTGGGTATTCAGTGAATCCAATTTTCTTTTGCTGCCaaatacagtttttttccATTGGTTATCAATTCGCTGAGTTTCTTCATCCGTTTTAGCAGCACTGTCTGtctcaaaattattatttaatagtATTTTCCCTTCATTTGTAGACATACCATTATCACGAGAAAAATCAGTTCCAGCCAGATTTGACTCTTTCTTGTGAATTTCAGGATCCATTCTCACAATAATATAAACCGATTATGTATGataattacgaaaatttattcaatatgatatataatatgatTATATGATATGATATTAACTATCATTATCGGCATATCTATATAAATCATAtagttttcattcaaataccgCAAACACGGTTCACTAATTGTTACAGGTAAGCATCTAACTCACAGCCAAGAAATACCGTGTTTACAAGTTTCAGTATTGGATACTACTGAGAGTAAAGCTAGAATTAATCACAATAACAGTGTGGTTCTCAACATACCAGCTAAACAGCTACACAtactatttattattgatcTTATAATGAGAACCACGAATTCCTAGAACCGTGACAAGAGgcattttttaacaaaatgtaCGGGGTCAAACGTACGTAAACACTATGTTACTATATATTTCTTCTATTGCCCACTTCTAAATTCTACAGTTGCGTATACCAGTTCAAGTTTAAATCTTGCGCAACCGgcctgaaaattaaaatttcaacaagtTTCCTCATTCAATTTCACTCGTCGTTATCGTGTCTCTTATTTATAACATACCAATGTGTAAATATCCCGCAAGACGGATTAAAAagcaagaaattttttctctaacaataaattgaaagttttccagtgttttcaataaaaccGGTTAAAGATCAGTACtgttgaattcaaattttactaATTCATGAGTTGAATAGCGTGATTTTAACTGACTAATgactaattttgaaaaaagccTTACTGAAACAACATATCGAAAGTTTGTAAATACTTTCTTTGAAGTGACtacgattttttatcacaGACTTATGCAAACAAAAACGGAGCTTATGAAATAAGTATAAAAACGATGGtagttaaaattttcaagtaagTAAttgagtatattatatatttttttgatattgcGCATAAGCAGACataaaatcgtcaaaaaattCCACCTTTGTTCAGCGAGCATACGAAATACTATTCCAGAAACACGTTATTTGCCTGAAACAATTAAGGCAAATAATTAATACATGTTGTACACATACAATACAATTATTGAACTGATGTATTGCAAAACTGTAGGATACACAAGAATCTCGATTTTAGAAAACGTATTTCTTGGTGCTGTGCTACTGAGAATGGTCAGGCATAGAACCAACAGCTccatacataaaaaaaatacaactcAACATTTCGCACACAAGCAGCAACATATTGAATATACGGTTGAAAAAGGAGGTCTAAACGAATTTGATTGTGAATACTTTGGTCTCGAGTTGCTGTCAGAATCGAGGCTTGAGTTTATTGGATTTCAGTATTACAACTTACCGCAAAAAATCTGTCACGAACTTTTTTAGTCCAAATGGGGATGTTCTCTAAGTCTTTCAAAGATCTGAAGTTTCCATGTATCAATCTGGAATTATGCAATTGTTTGTGGTTATATTTGTTTAACATAGTATATCAAGTGTCCTTTgaacttgtatatttttcatcagtatATCTATGCCTATCCAATGCTAACTAACATAGATGATCAAGATTTGAGGTAACCCACTTTTGAAGCTAAAAGTCCTGAAAATCGCATTTACAGTCACAAATGCGCTTCAAATAGTTAAAACAAAATTGTTATTACCTGTATTGATATATTGTTATCGCTGTTTTGCATCCAATTAGTGGCAAGGCTGTCAGTTGTTCTGCAGTACTGGTATTTAATATTCTTAAAATGTTCTTACTATGTGCCATTCGCTTGTACTTCAattcttttgtttcattttgagTATTGTCAGAACGGTCATTGTCTGAACGTTCGTCATTCGATTCCTGTGAGTCTGGATCTTGCTTCAACATCGATTGTAAGTAGTTTTCAgcaaatttcatcatttttcttgaACTGGGACAATTAATTTGTTTACGTTCTAAGATTGTACCAGCATCATGTAGTTCTGTATTTGAGGGTGCAAAAAAATCAGTTGTTATAACAGCATTCATCCTTTTTATCATGTTTCCTCGTTGGTGATATATTCCGACTTTTCCCTGATCACCACCTGTCACATTCTGTAAAATCGAATAATATTGAAGGTTTAGCATTTTCTGTCTTCAGAAAttgacttgtaaaaatttattttccgaggtgagctaatttttttactgaagCTTGATGAACAGATTGTGGTTGCATTGGTAAAATGGGACTGAGTAATTCAAGATCAAAAACTGGGCATTCATATTGCATTTCTGCAGATATCTgcaaaataagaaacaaattattttcctaCACACGTACACTTTAATGCATATAAATTTCTCACCTCGGTTTTCAGTGTTGGTAGGTGCAGTTTTGCATTAGTTTCATCTACTGGGGAGCTGCAAAAAGTAATCACTCATTGATGAATTCCTATATTAAAAACTGAAtctgtacataaaaaaattgatattaataattcacTATCTGTATAACATTGGGATAGCAACAATTTGCGATTGCGTAGTGATGCGAATGTGTCGCAGATACATCAATAAACATATACCTTGAACAACTATCTCCTTGAAGTGTGTCACATTGATATTGTTTAGGTCTGGTCGAGTTTGTGCTTACGCTAGTGTCATATTCACTTTCAGTTTGTAGTTCGCCAATAGAGACTGTCGAAGCTAATGAATGTAGAGGCTCGACAGAAGTCAATCCCGGTTGTTCATCTTTTACAGGCATATCAGTGGGCTTCAATGGCGTTACATTTTCTTTAGAATCCTGTTTCATTTCAgctcgataaaaattttcgtcagtCTTTTTGAGAATTACActacatattttcattttgtagtTTGATGATGCTGCTGACACGGAATCTTCTGCAGGATCCAAAATCAGGACGGTGCTTCCAGCTGGTGATAATAATGTAGAAAGTTGTCGAGTTGTGTCTTCCAGCCGATTAGTAAATTTGGTACACGAAGTAGTACCGTTCATTTGCAGAGGGTGTATTTCTAAATTCTTCGTACGTTCAGCAAAGTGTAGTACCTTCATAGTATTATTGTAATCAGACGGATGAGTAGTCATGCAAGCTACCAAAGATATAAGGCTCTTGCTATCTACAAAACCTGCAAGgaaatcgatttgaaataaaaaaacataattaCACATAGAGATATGATTTGGCCAATCAAACAGGATaaacacaagttgaaaaattgaaaaatgtgttttgaacCATAGAATATGTGCAAACGAAGTAGGGTGCAGCAACAAAGTTTggtagtaaaataaaattgttcagGTATGCAATTAATAATCACCTTTCAAAACTGATGTCAATGTACTGTTATTGTGCACTGTTGAAACTGAACCCTTAGCTTCTGGAATTGATGTAATCACTCTATTTAATATTGAAAGACTTTTATTGACATGACCTTTTTTAACAAATGCTGGATTATTCTCAGCTTCCATTTGGTCAAAAATTTCTGATCCTGCTAGATCTACtagatttaattttgattctaGTAATGTTTCCCTGCAACATGAGTTTTATATAATTCACTGAGAACATGTGTTAAATATAAGTCATGTAAAAAACCTACAGTTGTACAAGAAAGAGTGGTCAAATAGATTAATCATAGATTTTAGATTGCCACATTACTTACTATCCAAGAacttaatataattatatttggaTTTTTACAGTTATTACAAATACCAATATGAGGAGTAAAGATAGATATCATTTGATTATTTACCCATCTGGAATCTTTAGATGAAGTGTCACGATTGTGTGTGATTGCGGATCATTCAATGGCAACATGTGTTCTTGCTTCAATTCAAGAGCTGCTTTAATGAGTTGAAAtccttcttcttttgttttgATATTATGAACTTTTGGATTTATTGCTACGTGTttatgaatctcaagtgcaatCCCCATATTCAGTAGATCATGAGGTTCTTCATCTAATATCTCTATTATTGACATCGAAACTTCAATTGCATTCTGCTCAAAGACGTGCTTTATACATCGCTGTATCAAACCAGTGGTGTGCCAACTATTCAGCTATACAAAAATTTGTGCACAAGTCTTATACAGTAGACTATATAATCACAACTTATACATATCTTAAGAAAACATGGGTATTGTTTTGGATAAT
Proteins encoded in this region:
- the LOC124215384 gene encoding kinesin-like protein Nod, with translation MASSSKKKCSNVQVTVRIKPCKPSSDYKSVISKVAEDSRALKINGELFTFDHIKWGNASQERVYKAVAYSVVEKTLQGYSSIILAYGQTGSGKSYTMGTLLPLLNSWHTTGLIQRCIKHVFEQNAIEVSMSIIEILDEEPHDLLNMGIALEIHKHVAINPKVHNIKTKEEGFQLIKAALELKQEHMLPLNDPQSHTIVTLHLKIPDGETLLESKLNLVDLAGSEIFDQMEAENNPAFVKKGHVNKSLSILNRVITSIPEAKGSVSTVHNNSTLTSVLKGFVDSKSLISLVACMTTHPSDYNNTMKVLHFAERTKNLEIHPLQMNGTTSCTKFTNRLEDTTRQLSTLLSPAGSTVLILDPAEDSVSAASSNYKMKICSVILKKTDENFYRAEMKQDSKENVTPLKPTDMPVKDEQPGLTSVEPLHSLASTVSIGELQTESEYDTSVSTNSTRPKQYQCDTLQGDSCSSSPVDETNAKLHLPTLKTEISAEMQYECPVFDLELLSPILPMQPQSVHQASNVTGGDQGKVGIYHQRGNMIKRMNAVITTDFFAPSNTELHDAGTILERKQINCPSSRKMMKFAENYLQSMLKQDPDSQESNDERSDNDRSDNTQNETKELKYKRMAHSKNILRILNTSTAEQLTALPLIGCKTAITIYQYRLIHGNFRSLKDLENIPIWTKKVRDRFFAANNVFLE